From Chitinophagaceae bacterium, one genomic window encodes:
- a CDS encoding capsule assembly Wzi family protein, with protein sequence MKIYCITLAFFLSFSISFSQSVPLSFLSYQEYIRRKSLIDSSDRATSFMNRPFDIGSKDSSMYISSLFYDVKHTQSLDIKIFPFFFEYKYNSFRSSEYNEGSLFGGRGSQFIVSGGIFLKYNFLSFQFMPEFIYSDNKDFLTFPFDHPAHQLQIFIDAPQKYGEGYFTRFLFGQSSFKFHIKKMSIGISTQNLWWGPAKRNALVMSNNAEGFLHFFFQTETAIPSILGNFEWQIIAGTLKNSSVEPQEIIPIPRNNIYFYRIFEHPTNIYNVTPYNVISQKKKNDGRYISGINFIWNPKWTAGLFLGLSISQVSYHKNLQHIQDYLPIFNGIRKEWNEQESKNTPSINIHTFSLRWVVPREMGEVYIEYGSYGKLRDVSYFFKNPNLDRGFTVGVTKLFSLKKNHFLQLFFEMTELQQNSIKQTYSLNSWYTSNTVRHGYTNNGKVLGAGIGPGSNTKYLEISWVKGINKISFGFEYLNYNNDLRYFIFRYPISPGADLWKYWVETHYNLSIDWYFRYTKTFVNFSFKYMYIYDYNWNNQYQPIREYWQTVRSSQKGLDLTEDAYNYFFQIKIIQPFYK encoded by the coding sequence ATGAAAATATATTGTATTACGCTTGCTTTCTTTCTTTCTTTTTCCATCTCTTTTTCTCAATCCGTTCCATTAAGTTTTTTGTCATATCAAGAGTATATCCGCAGAAAATCTCTCATAGATTCTTCGGATAGAGCCACTTCTTTTATGAATAGACCTTTTGATATAGGTTCAAAAGATAGTAGTATGTATATTTCTTCTCTTTTTTACGATGTAAAACATACTCAATCATTAGATATAAAAATATTTCCTTTTTTTTTTGAGTATAAATATAACTCTTTCAGATCATCAGAATATAATGAAGGATCTCTTTTTGGGGGGAGAGGAAGTCAGTTTATTGTGAGCGGAGGCATTTTTTTAAAATATAATTTTTTATCTTTTCAATTTATGCCCGAGTTTATATATTCTGATAACAAGGATTTTTTAACTTTTCCATTTGACCACCCCGCACATCAGTTACAGATATTCATAGATGCCCCACAAAAATACGGAGAAGGGTACTTTACAAGATTTTTATTTGGGCAATCCTCTTTCAAATTCCATATAAAAAAAATGTCCATTGGTATTTCTACACAAAATCTTTGGTGGGGGCCAGCAAAGAGAAATGCATTAGTTATGAGTAATAATGCAGAAGGGTTTTTACATTTTTTTTTTCAAACAGAAACGGCAATTCCGAGTATTCTTGGAAATTTTGAATGGCAAATTATTGCGGGAACATTAAAAAATAGCAGTGTAGAACCTCAAGAAATAATACCTATTCCAAGAAATAACATTTATTTCTATCGTATTTTTGAACATCCTACCAATATATATAATGTTACGCCTTACAATGTGATTTCTCAAAAAAAAAAAAATGATGGAAGATATATTTCAGGAATAAATTTTATATGGAATCCTAAATGGACAGCAGGATTATTTTTAGGATTGAGCATATCCCAAGTTTCATACCATAAAAATCTACAACATATACAAGATTATTTACCTATTTTTAACGGGATACGTAAAGAGTGGAACGAGCAAGAAAGCAAGAATACTCCCTCTATAAATATACATACTTTTTCACTGAGGTGGGTTGTTCCAAGAGAAATGGGAGAGGTATATATAGAATATGGAAGCTATGGAAAACTAAGAGATGTGTCCTATTTTTTTAAAAATCCAAATTTGGATAGAGGGTTTACAGTAGGTGTAACAAAATTATTTTCTCTCAAAAAAAATCATTTTTTACAACTTTTTTTTGAGATGACAGAGCTTCAACAAAATTCTATAAAGCAAACATATTCTTTAAACAGCTGGTATACAAGCAATACCGTAAGACATGGATATACGAACAATGGAAAAGTATTAGGGGCAGGAATAGGTCCTGGTAGCAATACAAAATATTTAGAAATCTCATGGGTAAAAGGAATAAATAAAATATCTTTCGGCTTTGAATACTTAAACTATAATAACGACTTAAGATATTTTATTTTCAGATATCCCATATCTCCAGGAGCAGACCTTTGGAAATACTGGGTAGAAACACATTATAACTTATCAATAGATTGGTATTTCAGATATACAAAAACATTTGTAAATTTCTCTTTCAAATATATGTATATATACGATTATAATTGGAATAATCAATACCAGCCCATTCGGGAGTATTGGCAAACTGTTCGTTCTTCACAAAAAGGATTAGATTTAACAGAAGATGCTTATAACTACTTTTTTCAAATAAAAATCATTCAGCCCTTTTATAAAAA
- a CDS encoding polyprenol monophosphomannose synthase, producing the protein MVPLEKYVIIIPTYNEKDNVGEIIEHVFGLKTFFHILIIDDGSPDGTVDIVKKKMGFYSERLFLIQREGKQGLGTAYIRGFSWALERNYEYIFEMDCDFSHNPSDTERLLETCINGCDLAIGSRYVKRLVNVINWPISRLIMSYYASAYVRFITGIPIMDTTAGFKCYKRKVLETIPLHEIAFVGYAFQIEMKFTAWKYGFKIQEVPIIFTDRSKGESKMSKGIFREAVFGVIYMKVMSFFKKYNL; encoded by the coding sequence ATGGTACCGTTGGAAAAATATGTAATTATAATACCTACTTACAATGAGAAAGATAATGTAGGGGAAATTATAGAGCATGTCTTTGGTTTAAAAACATTTTTTCATATACTTATAATAGACGACGGATCTCCTGATGGGACAGTAGATATTGTAAAAAAAAAGATGGGTTTTTATTCGGAACGCTTATTCCTTATCCAAAGAGAAGGAAAACAAGGATTAGGAACCGCTTACATAAGAGGTTTTTCATGGGCTTTAGAAAGGAATTATGAATATATTTTTGAAATGGATTGTGATTTTTCACATAATCCTTCGGATACGGAGCGTCTTTTAGAGACATGTATAAATGGATGTGACCTTGCTATTGGTTCTCGGTATGTAAAAAGGTTGGTGAATGTGATAAATTGGCCCATATCTCGTTTAATAATGTCTTACTATGCGAGTGCTTATGTGCGTTTTATCACCGGTATACCTATTATGGATACAACTGCAGGGTTTAAATGTTATAAGAGGAAAGTATTAGAGACTATTCCCTTGCATGAAATTGCCTTTGTAGGTTATGCTTTTCAAATAGAAATGAAATTTACGGCGTGGAAATATGGGTTTAAGATACAAGAAGTTCCTATTATTTTTACAGACAGGTCAAAGGGTGAATCTAAAATGAGTAAGGGTATATTTCGAGAAGCAGTATTTGGCGTTATTTATATGAAAGTAATGAGCTTTTTCAAAAAATATAACCTCTAA
- a CDS encoding type III pantothenate kinase, translating to MRNVTIDLGNTRIKVGFFEKQVLLKKAIVESYEDIIQQIDFFSPDNIILCSVYSHHDFENILKKYFQIIVVSPFIDLPIKIDYKTPETLGKDRIAAAIGAWTYAPFQNSLIIDSGSCITYDFVSDSGVFEGGCISPGFQMKLKALNFYTAKLPLLEIPHHFHNKQIIPLGKTTQESILEGVLIGTLLEIKGIVYSYKSLYPQLQIILCGGDAELIKKNLPEIHFLVQEDLVLFGLNQIPYQ from the coding sequence ATGAGAAATGTAACTATAGATTTAGGAAATACAAGAATAAAGGTTGGTTTTTTTGAAAAACAAGTACTACTCAAAAAAGCTATTGTTGAATCCTACGAAGATATTATTCAGCAAATAGATTTTTTTAGTCCTGATAATATTATTTTATGCAGTGTTTATTCGCATCACGATTTTGAAAATATTCTTAAAAAATATTTTCAAATCATTGTCGTATCACCTTTTATTGACCTTCCTATAAAAATTGACTACAAAACCCCTGAGACATTAGGTAAAGATAGAATTGCGGCTGCTATCGGGGCGTGGACTTATGCACCATTCCAAAACTCTCTCATAATAGATTCCGGATCTTGTATTACGTACGACTTTGTATCAGATTCTGGAGTATTTGAAGGCGGATGTATCTCACCTGGGTTTCAAATGAAACTAAAAGCACTTAATTTTTATACTGCAAAACTTCCATTACTAGAAATACCACATCATTTTCATAATAAACAAATAATACCTCTCGGAAAAACAACTCAAGAATCTATCCTGGAGGGGGTACTTATAGGGACTCTTTTAGAAATAAAAGGAATCGTCTACTCCTATAAATCTCTCTATCCACAATTACAGATAATTCTCTGCGGTGGGGATGCAGAACTCATAAAAAAAAATCTTCCTGAAATTCATTTTTTAGTCCAAGAAGACTTAGTATTATTCGGTTTAAATCAAATTCCTTACCAATAA
- a CDS encoding acetyl-CoA C-acyltransferase produces MESYIVAGYRTAVGKSKKGGFKNVRPDDLAADVIKHLVASVPGFDAKRVEDLIVGNAIPEAEQGMQMGRMICLLSLPMEVPGMIVNRYCGSGIEAIAIADTRIKSGFADCIIAGGTESMSLVPMMGYKTALNWKIASTNPDYYLNMGLTAEEVAKDYHITREQCDDFSYQSHQKAIKAIKEGKFKKEIVPISVEETFLNKNERIEKRSFTVSVDEGPREDTTTEALAKLKPAFKMNGIVTAGNSSQTSDGAAFVLIMSEKMVKEYNIQPIGRLVSYCAAGVNPRIMGIGPVEAVPKALKKAGLQLADIDLIELNEAFAAQALAVAKKLDFDMEKLNVNGGAIALGHPLGCSGAKLSVQLFHELKRRNKKYGMVTACVGGGQGVAGIYEVY; encoded by the coding sequence ATGGAATCATATATAGTAGCGGGATATAGAACCGCAGTAGGAAAATCAAAAAAAGGAGGATTTAAAAATGTTCGCCCCGATGACTTAGCAGCAGATGTAATAAAACATTTAGTAGCATCAGTACCAGGATTTGATGCAAAAAGAGTGGAAGATCTTATAGTAGGAAATGCAATTCCCGAAGCAGAACAAGGAATGCAAATGGGAAGAATGATTTGCCTCCTTTCTTTACCAATGGAAGTACCTGGAATGATTGTAAATCGTTATTGTGGTTCGGGAATAGAGGCTATAGCCATAGCAGATACACGCATAAAATCAGGTTTTGCAGATTGTATTATAGCAGGAGGGACTGAAAGTATGTCCTTAGTTCCAATGATGGGGTATAAAACCGCATTAAACTGGAAAATAGCATCTACCAATCCTGATTATTATCTCAATATGGGATTAACAGCAGAAGAAGTTGCCAAAGATTATCATATCACAAGAGAACAATGTGATGATTTTTCTTATCAATCGCACCAAAAAGCTATAAAAGCTATAAAAGAAGGAAAATTCAAAAAAGAAATTGTTCCCATTTCAGTAGAAGAAACATTTCTTAACAAAAACGAAAGGATAGAAAAAAGAAGCTTTACTGTCTCTGTTGATGAAGGACCAAGGGAAGACACCACCACTGAAGCATTAGCAAAATTAAAACCTGCTTTTAAAATGAATGGAATTGTCACAGCAGGGAACTCATCACAAACCTCAGACGGGGCAGCTTTTGTTTTGATAATGTCAGAAAAAATGGTAAAAGAGTACAATATTCAACCTATTGGAAGATTAGTTTCTTACTGCGCTGCAGGAGTAAACCCCAGAATTATGGGAATAGGACCCGTAGAAGCAGTACCAAAAGCATTAAAAAAAGCAGGATTACAATTAGCAGATATAGATCTTATAGAACTCAATGAAGCATTTGCAGCACAGGCACTTGCCGTTGCTAAAAAATTAGATTTTGATATGGAAAAATTGAATGTAAATGGGGGAGCTATTGCCCTTGGACACCCATTAGGATGCTCAGGTGCTAAACTTTCTGTTCAACTGTTTCATGAATTAAAAAGGCGTAACAAAAAATACGGAATGGTAACCGCTTGTGTAGGTGGGGGACAAGGAGTTGCTGGAATATACGAAGTGTATTAA
- a CDS encoding DUF4405 domain-containing protein, whose translation MKNKNLVSLNIGLSFLVIAVSGIIMYIGQKNHAVETLHILFGLIFLSFIGFHIKNNWGSLKKYSFRSADGQKKWSREIIVGLIIFSIFFVGGAFKIPLFETIAHGVKKLANTEKRNDNPKYEVVEWIPFIIKKGTTEEQILKYSQNIQKEFFQKQAGFFKRDLLKQNDSTFVEVIYWKTKEEAQKTKELLHTEINTSYSDIIRFQEPKNTTTFFSINPTSRSK comes from the coding sequence ATGAAAAATAAAAATTTAGTAAGTTTGAATATTGGATTATCTTTTTTGGTAATAGCTGTGTCGGGAATAATAATGTATATCGGACAAAAAAATCATGCTGTGGAAACCTTGCATATATTATTTGGTCTGATATTTTTATCCTTTATCGGGTTTCATATAAAAAACAATTGGGGCTCTCTCAAAAAATATTCTTTTCGTTCCGCAGATGGACAAAAAAAATGGTCACGAGAAATTATTGTAGGACTTATTATATTTAGTATATTTTTTGTAGGAGGAGCTTTTAAAATACCTCTTTTTGAAACCATAGCCCACGGAGTAAAAAAATTAGCAAATACGGAAAAAAGAAACGATAATCCCAAATATGAAGTAGTAGAATGGATCCCTTTTATTATTAAAAAAGGTACCACAGAAGAACAAATATTAAAATATTCTCAAAATATTCAAAAAGAATTTTTTCAAAAACAAGCAGGTTTTTTCAAACGAGACCTGTTAAAACAAAATGACAGTACTTTTGTAGAGGTTATATATTGGAAAACAAAAGAAGAAGCACAAAAAACAAAAGAGTTATTACATACGGAAATAAATACATCATATTCTGATATAATACGCTTCCAAGAACCAAAAAATACCACTACTTTTTTTTCAATAAATCCAACATCTCGCTCTAAATAA
- the gpmI gene encoding 2,3-bisphosphoglycerate-independent phosphoglycerate mutase → MNKKVILIILDGWGIATKPQYSAIDNAKTPFINSLYKTYPHSKLEASGLSVGLPDGQMGNSEVGHMNIGAGRIVYQDLVKINLEIENGGLENNPILQNTFQYVKKKNTHIHIMGLVSDGGVHSHIHHLKSLISYAHKANITKIFIHAFTDGRDTDPKSGQVFLEDLENHLRKTTGEIASITGRFFAMDRDKRWERIKKAYDALVKGVGVYTTDVLSEIKKAYSQNITDEFIEPIIKVDSQNNPIGKIYPNDAVIFCNFRTDRGRELTEVLTQKDFPDFEMKKIPLHYVTMTSYDDTFQNVSPIYRKDNLNNTLGEIIALHNKKQIRIAETEKYPHVTFFFSGGRETPFTGEQRIMCPSPKVKTYDLKPEMSAAEITHSIIPELIKKEADFICLNFANPDMVGHTGVFSAAITACETVDKCTEAVVQQSIQNGYSCVIIADHGNCDIMINEDGSPNTAHTTNLVPCIIIDKDITKPLKNGKLCDIAPTILKIMNIPAPFEMTGNPLF, encoded by the coding sequence ATGAATAAAAAAGTAATCCTCATCATTTTAGATGGATGGGGAATAGCCACAAAACCACAATATTCTGCAATAGATAATGCAAAAACACCTTTTATAAATTCTCTTTATAAAACATATCCCCATAGTAAACTAGAAGCTTCGGGGCTATCAGTAGGTCTACCCGATGGACAAATGGGAAACAGTGAAGTTGGACACATGAATATAGGTGCGGGGAGAATAGTATATCAAGACCTCGTAAAAATAAATTTAGAAATAGAAAACGGTGGATTAGAAAATAATCCCATCCTTCAAAATACCTTTCAATATGTTAAAAAAAAAAATACCCATATCCATATCATGGGACTTGTTTCCGATGGAGGCGTCCATTCCCACATACATCACTTGAAATCTCTCATATCCTACGCTCACAAAGCAAATATTACAAAAATATTTATACATGCTTTTACGGACGGTAGGGACACAGATCCTAAATCAGGACAAGTGTTTTTAGAAGATTTAGAAAACCATCTCCGTAAAACCACCGGCGAAATAGCAAGTATCACCGGAAGATTTTTTGCTATGGACAGAGATAAAAGATGGGAAAGAATCAAAAAAGCATACGATGCATTAGTAAAAGGAGTAGGTGTTTATACAACGGATGTATTATCAGAGATAAAAAAAGCATATTCTCAAAATATCACTGATGAATTTATAGAACCCATCATAAAAGTAGATTCTCAAAATAATCCCATTGGAAAGATATATCCAAATGATGCCGTTATTTTTTGTAACTTCCGCACAGATAGGGGTAGAGAGTTGACAGAAGTTCTTACACAGAAAGATTTTCCTGACTTTGAAATGAAAAAAATCCCCCTCCACTACGTAACAATGACCAGTTATGATGATACTTTTCAAAACGTATCCCCCATCTACCGAAAAGACAATCTCAATAACACATTAGGTGAAATTATTGCTCTTCATAATAAAAAACAAATACGTATAGCCGAAACCGAAAAATATCCACACGTTACTTTCTTTTTTTCCGGCGGAAGAGAAACCCCTTTTACAGGTGAACAAAGAATTATGTGCCCATCTCCAAAAGTAAAAACGTATGATTTAAAGCCCGAAATGAGTGCTGCTGAGATTACCCATTCCATTATTCCTGAACTCATAAAAAAAGAAGCAGATTTTATATGTCTTAACTTTGCAAATCCTGATATGGTAGGGCATACGGGAGTATTTTCTGCAGCAATTACTGCATGTGAAACAGTAGATAAATGTACAGAAGCCGTAGTACAACAAAGTATCCAAAATGGGTATTCATGTGTTATAATTGCCGACCATGGAAATTGCGATATTATGATAAATGAAGATGGTTCCCCGAACACTGCCCATACTACAAACCTCGTCCCTTGTATAATTATAGATAAAGATATTACAAAACCTCTCAAAAATGGAAAACTTTGTGATATAGCCCCCACTATTCTCAAAATAATGAATATACCAGCTCCATTTGAAATGACAGGGAATCCATTATTCTAA
- a CDS encoding glycosyltransferase family 87 protein — protein MTKQILIKFFSHRFFLNKKYIIGIIFLLSTFAAVHKYTLNSYNNYKIFKGVYYHFVQKLNLYATYPQEYGDANHYGPFFSLIIAPFAILPDIIGVILWNICTVLVFIIGIWKLPIYEKYKVAIFWITLNELYTSIVSFQFNPALVGLILLTFVFLEKNKLFLASLSLLIGFFVKIYGIVGIAFFFFIKRKTAFVITFLITGIVLFFLPTILSDLSFLTESYFDWKESLIHKNAENESHQHHMSNISFLGLCYKILGIYIHPLIGVAIGSFFLILILARYSQHNNFYYRLFVLVDILFCIILFNTGTESPTFIIAYVGIAIWFLLSPKNTYILSLFIFAFIITSLSPTDIFPEFIRNNYIRPYALKALPCLIIWIDITYKLLFYDFHSAVLEKKIHPIYSES, from the coding sequence ATGACGAAACAGATACTCATAAAGTTTTTTTCACATAGATTTTTTCTTAATAAAAAATACATTATTGGAATCATTTTTCTACTCTCTACTTTCGCTGCTGTTCACAAATATACACTCAATTCTTACAATAATTATAAAATATTTAAAGGTGTATACTACCATTTTGTTCAAAAACTTAATTTATATGCCACTTACCCGCAAGAATACGGGGATGCGAATCATTACGGACCATTTTTTTCTCTCATAATAGCTCCTTTTGCCATTTTACCAGATATCATAGGTGTGATTCTCTGGAATATTTGTACTGTTCTGGTATTTATCATAGGGATATGGAAACTCCCAATCTATGAAAAATATAAAGTAGCTATCTTTTGGATAACCTTGAACGAACTCTATACTTCTATAGTATCCTTTCAATTTAATCCTGCCTTAGTAGGTCTTATCCTGCTTACTTTTGTGTTTTTAGAAAAAAATAAATTATTTCTTGCCTCTCTCTCTCTGCTCATAGGTTTTTTCGTAAAAATATATGGGATTGTAGGAATTGCGTTTTTCTTTTTTATCAAACGTAAAACTGCTTTTGTCATCACTTTTTTGATTACAGGAATTGTTTTGTTTTTTTTGCCCACTATTCTATCCGACCTTTCTTTTCTTACAGAGAGCTATTTTGATTGGAAAGAATCTTTGATTCACAAAAATGCAGAAAATGAAAGTCATCAACACCACATGTCTAATATTTCTTTTTTAGGGCTTTGTTATAAAATTTTAGGAATTTATATACATCCTCTTATAGGAGTAGCGATTGGTTCTTTTTTTTTAATCCTTATATTAGCAAGATACTCCCAACATAATAATTTTTACTATAGGTTATTTGTATTAGTAGATATTCTTTTTTGTATAATACTCTTTAATACGGGTACAGAATCACCCACTTTTATTATTGCGTATGTAGGAATAGCAATATGGTTTTTATTATCTCCCAAAAATACATACATACTCTCTCTCTTTATTTTTGCTTTTATAATTACAAGCCTTTCACCCACAGATATATTCCCCGAGTTTATAAGAAATAATTATATAAGACCCTACGCTTTAAAAGCATTACCATGTCTCATTATATGGATAGATATTACTTATAAACTCCTTTTTTATGACTTCCATTCCGCTGTTCTCGAAAAAAAAATACATCCAATATACTCAGAATCATAG
- a CDS encoding dipeptidase gives MEIQKYTQNEYIEKNKERFLEELFSILKIPSISTDSRYKKDVVKCASELANLLEKSGIEKVTIHTTKGNPIITGEKIMGTNCPTVLVYGHYDVQPPDPLDLWNNPPFEPTITDEKIYCRGACDDKGQMYMHIKAVETLVNTNICKCNVKFLLEGEEEIGSKSLEDFLETHKKYLQADAIIISDTALINKETPSITVGLRGLCYMEIEVTGPNKDLHSGVYGGAVENPINVLCSLMHKIKNEKGEITVPHFYDTVDSLSSEERKKLNEQPFDLDTYKRSLSLEEVFGEEGFNTIERTSIRPTFDINGIFGGYTGEGAKTVLPSKATAKISMRLVPHQNPEEIEKLVKNYIEKICPKTVKLKFTTHHGGNPVVTSTNSDAYHAASKAFLEAWGKEPIPAREGGSIPIVSLFQKKLQTEPLLMGFGLNEDAIHSPNESYGLFNYFKGIETIILFYKYYSTIKRVHKL, from the coding sequence GTGGAAATACAAAAATATACTCAAAACGAATACATAGAAAAGAATAAAGAAAGATTTTTAGAAGAACTTTTTAGCATTCTAAAAATACCTTCTATAAGTACTGATAGCCGTTATAAAAAAGATGTTGTTAAGTGCGCTTCTGAACTTGCAAATTTACTCGAAAAATCAGGAATAGAAAAAGTAACCATTCATACCACAAAGGGAAACCCCATTATTACGGGAGAAAAAATAATGGGAACGAACTGCCCTACCGTATTGGTATACGGTCATTATGATGTGCAACCACCCGACCCACTTGATTTATGGAATAATCCTCCTTTTGAACCTACTATAACAGATGAAAAAATATACTGTCGCGGCGCTTGTGATGATAAAGGACAAATGTATATGCATATAAAAGCAGTAGAAACCCTTGTCAATACCAATATCTGCAAATGTAATGTAAAATTTCTTCTGGAAGGCGAAGAAGAAATAGGTTCTAAAAGTTTGGAAGATTTTCTGGAAACCCATAAAAAATATCTGCAAGCAGATGCTATAATAATATCCGATACAGCACTTATAAATAAAGAAACTCCTTCTATAACAGTGGGATTAAGAGGACTTTGTTATATGGAAATAGAGGTAACCGGTCCTAACAAAGATTTACACAGCGGAGTTTATGGTGGAGCAGTGGAAAATCCTATCAATGTCCTTTGTTCCTTGATGCATAAAATAAAAAATGAAAAAGGAGAAATAACCGTACCACATTTTTATGATACAGTAGATTCTCTTTCATCAGAAGAAAGAAAAAAATTAAACGAACAACCTTTTGATTTAGACACATATAAAAGGTCTCTCTCTCTTGAAGAAGTATTCGGAGAAGAGGGCTTTAATACTATAGAAAGAACCAGCATTAGACCTACCTTTGATATAAATGGAATTTTTGGAGGATATACTGGAGAAGGAGCGAAAACAGTCCTTCCTTCCAAAGCAACAGCAAAAATTTCTATGAGGTTAGTCCCCCACCAAAATCCAGAAGAAATAGAAAAACTTGTAAAAAATTATATAGAAAAAATATGCCCGAAAACAGTAAAATTAAAATTTACTACCCACCATGGCGGAAATCCTGTCGTTACCTCTACTAATTCTGATGCTTACCATGCGGCAAGCAAAGCTTTTTTAGAAGCTTGGGGAAAAGAACCTATTCCGGCAAGAGAAGGAGGAAGTATTCCTATTGTTTCTCTCTTTCAAAAAAAGTTACAGACAGAACCATTATTAATGGGATTCGGATTGAACGAAGATGCGATACATTCGCCTAATGAAAGTTACGGACTATTCAATTATTTTAAAGGAATAGAAACTATAATATTATTTTATAAATATTATAGCACTATAAAACGAGTCCATAAACTATAG
- the msrA gene encoding peptide-methionine (S)-S-oxide reductase MsrA, with protein MKNKFIILLILMSFLEKKTIAQTEKISLKAKPGEATAVFAEGCFWCSEHVFEAVVGVKEVISGYAGGTTDNPTYEEVGKHNTGHAEAVLIYYDPAKVTFKELVDVFFTSHDPTTPNRQGPDEGSSYRSIAFYQNEEEKKIIEQGIAYYNVSGIFANKIITEVKPIEAFFKAEAYHQDFVKRNPYQGYVRSVSIPRFEKFKKTYKGKLK; from the coding sequence ATGAAAAATAAATTTATTATACTACTCATACTTATGTCATTTTTAGAAAAAAAAACAATAGCACAAACAGAAAAAATATCACTGAAAGCAAAACCAGGGGAAGCAACAGCAGTATTTGCAGAAGGATGTTTTTGGTGTAGTGAACATGTATTTGAAGCAGTAGTAGGAGTGAAAGAAGTTATTTCAGGGTATGCGGGAGGAACAACAGATAATCCTACATACGAAGAGGTAGGAAAACATAATACAGGACATGCGGAGGCAGTTCTTATATATTATGACCCTGCAAAGGTAACTTTTAAAGAACTAGTAGATGTTTTTTTTACATCTCATGACCCTACTACTCCAAATAGACAAGGACCCGATGAAGGTTCTTCTTATCGTTCCATCGCTTTTTATCAAAACGAAGAAGAAAAAAAAATAATAGAGCAAGGGATAGCATATTATAATGTTTCAGGAATATTTGCAAACAAAATAATCACTGAAGTAAAACCTATTGAAGCATTTTTTAAAGCAGAAGCATACCATCAAGATTTTGTAAAACGAAACCCTTATCAAGGATATGTACGCTCTGTTTCTATACCTCGTTTTGAAAAGTTTAAAAAAACATACAAGGGAAAACTAAAATAA
- a CDS encoding prohibitin family protein, translated as MENKRFLPVVVILSVTIIFFIYFSSQIFFTIQPGEVGLIFHKFTGGLDKTNLLKPGFHTKAPWNVLYVYDITENQKEETMDVLDKNGLAINVDISVRFHPMPDKIGDLQETFRQDYVTRLVVPEVRSTVRQVMGRYTSEEIYSTKRQEVENTIRIETAEVLGKPGNNILMKALLIRSIKLPEQISLAIENKLKQEQEALAYQFRLDRERSEAERKRIGAEGEAKANAIINSSLTPSLLKMRGIEATQDLAKSSNTKIIVIGGGKDGLPLILNTNDN; from the coding sequence ATGGAAAACAAAAGATTTTTACCCGTAGTCGTTATTTTATCGGTTACGATTATTTTTTTCATCTATTTTTCTTCTCAAATATTTTTCACTATACAACCAGGAGAAGTAGGGCTTATATTTCATAAATTTACAGGTGGTTTAGATAAAACAAATCTCTTAAAACCTGGGTTTCATACGAAAGCCCCTTGGAATGTTCTGTACGTGTATGATATAACAGAGAATCAAAAAGAAGAAACGATGGATGTTTTAGATAAAAATGGGTTAGCAATTAATGTAGATATTTCTGTTCGGTTTCATCCAATGCCTGATAAAATTGGAGACCTTCAGGAGACCTTCAGACAAGATTATGTTACCCGTCTGGTGGTTCCTGAGGTCCGCTCTACGGTTCGGCAAGTCATGGGAAGATACACCTCAGAGGAAATTTACTCTACAAAACGTCAAGAAGTAGAAAATACCATAAGAATAGAAACCGCTGAAGTATTAGGCAAACCAGGAAATAATATCCTTATGAAGGCACTTCTTATACGGTCTATCAAACTACCTGAACAAATAAGTTTAGCAATAGAAAATAAATTGAAGCAAGAACAAGAAGCCCTTGCATATCAATTTAGATTAGATAGAGAAAGAAGTGAAGCGGAAAGGAAAAGAATTGGTGCGGAAGGCGAAGCAAAAGCAAATGCTATTATTAACAGTAGTTTAACCCCTTCCCTTTTAAAAATGAGAGGAATAGAAGCTACTCAAGACCTTGCCAAATCATCTAATACAAAAATTATAGTTATAGGAGGGGGAAAAGACGGATTACCACTCATTCTTAATACAAATGATAATTAA